The Streptomyces laurentii region CCGCGATCCTGAATCGCGGCAAGGAATGGTTCACGTCGATGGGCACCGAGAAGTCCCCGGGCTTCACGCTCTACTCGCTGAGCGGGCACGTCGCCTCGCCCGGCCAGTACGAGGCCCCGCTCGGCATCACCCTGCGTCAGCTGCTCGACATGAGCGGCGGGATGCGGCCCGGGCACCGGCTCAAGTTCTGGACCCCGGGCGGCTCGTCCACCCCGATGTTCACCGACGAGCACCTCGACGTCCCGCTCGACTACGAGGGCGTCGGCGCCGCCGGGTCCATGCTCGGCACCAAGGCGCTGCAGTGCTTCGACGAGACGACCTGCGTGGTGCGGGCCGTCACCCGCTGGACCGAGTTCTACGCGCACGAGTCCTGCGGCAAGTGCACGCCGTGCCGCGAAGGCACGTACTGGCTGGTCCAGTTGATGCGCGATATCGAAGCCGGCAAGGGCGTGATGTCGGACCTCGACAAGCTCAACGACATCGCCGACAACATCAACGGCAAGTCCTTCTGCGCCCTCGGCGACGGCGCCGCCTCGCCGATCTTCTCGTCCCTGAAGTACTTCCGCGACGAGTACGAGCGGCACATCACGGGCAAGGGCTGCCCCTTCGACCCCGCCAAGTCGACCGCCTGGGCGGACAAGAACCGGGAGGTGAACGCATGACCGCCAGTACGTCCGCCGCCTCCGGGAAGGGCACCGCGGCAGTGCCGGAGGACCTCGTCACGCTGACCATCGACGGTGCCGAGATCTCCGTCCCCAAGGGGACCCTGGTGATCCGCGCCGCCGAGGAGCTCGGCATCGAGATCCCCCGCTTCTGCGACCATCCGCTGCTCGACCCGGCCGGTGCCTGCCGCCAGTGCATCGTCGAGGTCGAGGGCCAGCGCAAGCCCATGGCGTCGTGCACCATCACCTGTACCGACGGGATGGTGGTCCGCACCCAGCTGACGTCGAAGGTCGCCGAGAAGGCCCAGCACGGGGTGATGGAGCTGCTGCTCATCAACCACCCGCTGGACTGCCCGGTCTGCGACAAGGGCGGCGAGTGCCCGCTGCAGAACCAGGCCATGTCGCACGGCCAGGCCGAGTCCCGCTTCGACGGGAAGAAGCGCACGTACGAGAAGCCGGTGGCGATCTCCAGCCAGGTGCTGCTCGACCGTGAGCGCTGCGTGCTGTGCGCCCGTTGCACCCGCTTCTCCCTCCAGGTCGCGGGCGACCCGATGATCGAGCTGATCGAGCGCGGCGCGCTGCAGCAGGTCGGCACCGGCGAGGGCGACCCGTTCGAGTCGTACTTCTCCGGCAACACCATCCAGATCTGCCCGGTCGGCGCGCTCACCTCCGCCGCGTACCGCTTCCGCTCCCGCCCCTTCGACCTGGTGTCGTCGCCGAGCGTGTGCGAGCACTGCGCGGGCGGCTGCGCGACCCGCACCGACCACCGGCGCGGCAAGGTCATGCGGCGGCTCGCCGCCGAGGACCCCGAGGTCAACGAGGAGTGGCTCTGCGACAAGGGGCGGTTCGGCTTCCGGTACGCGCAGCAGCGCGACCGGCTGACGACGCCTCTGGTACGCGACGAGGCCGGCGTCCTCGAACCCGCGTCCTGGCCGGAGGCCCTGGAGGCGGCGGCGCGCGGGCTCGTGCGCGGGCGTACCGGCGTGCTGACCGGCGGCCGGCTGACGGTCGAGGACGCCTACGCGTACGCCAAGTTCGCGCGGGTCGCCCTCGACACCAACGACGTCGACTTCCGGGCCCGCGTCCACTCCGGCGAGGAGGCCGACTTCCTGGCCGCCACCGTCGCCGGCCGCGGCCGGGACCTGGACGGGACCGGGGTCACGTACAGCTCGCTCGAAGCCGCCCCGTCGGTACTCCTGGTCGGTCTGGAGTCCGAGGAGGAGGCGCCCGGCGTCTTCCTGCGGCTGCGCAAGGCGTGGCGCAAGAAGGGGCAGAAGACGTACGCCCTCGCGGCCTATGCCACCCGCGGTCTGGAGAAGACGGGCGGCACGCTCCTCGCCGCCGCGCCCGGCACCGAGACCGAGTGGCTGGACGCCCTCACCTCCCGCGTCGGCCTCTCGCAGGACGGCTTCGCCGCCGCCGAGGCGCTGCGCGAGGAGGGCGCCGTGATCGCCGTCGGCGAGCGGCTCGCCGCCGTACCGGGCGGGCTCACCGCCGCCGTACGGGCCGCGACCGCCACCGGCGCGACGCTGGTGTGGATCCCGCGCCGGGCGGGCGAGCGCGGCGCCGTCGAAGTGGGCGCCCTCCCGACGCTGCTGCCC contains the following coding sequences:
- a CDS encoding NADH dehydrogenase subunit G (2Fe-2S iron-sulfur cluster binding domain. Iron-sulfur proteins play an important role in electron transfer processes and in various enzymatic reactions. The family includes plant and algal ferredoxins, which act as electron carriers in photosynthesis...; cd00207;~Catalyzes the transfer of electrons from NADH to quinone;~MopB_CT_NDH-1_NuoG2-N7: C-terminal region of the NuoG-like subunit (of the variant with a [4Fe-4S] cluster, N7) of the NADH-quinone oxidoreductase/NADH dehydrogenase-1 (NDH-1) foundin various bacteria. The NDH-1 is the first energy-transducting complex...; cd02788;~MopB_NDH-1_NuoG2-N7: The second domain of the NuoG subunit (with a [4Fe-4S] cluster, N7) of the NADH-quinone oxidoreductase/NADH dehydrogenase-1 (NDH-1) found in various bacteria. The NDH-1 is the first energy-transducting complex in the respiratory...; cd02771;~NADH dehydrogenase subunit G [Mycobacterium tuberculosis F11];~NADH dehydrogenase subunit G; Validated;~NADH-ubiquinone oxidoreductase-G iron-sulfur binding region; cl11210;~[4Fe-4S] binding site [ion binding];~catalytic loop [active];~identified by MetaGeneAnnotator; putative;~iron binding site [ion binding]) — its product is MTASTSAASGKGTAAVPEDLVTLTIDGAEISVPKGTLVIRAAEELGIEIPRFCDHPLLDPAGACRQCIVEVEGQRKPMASCTITCTDGMVVRTQLTSKVAEKAQHGVMELLLINHPLDCPVCDKGGECPLQNQAMSHGQAESRFDGKKRTYEKPVAISSQVLLDRERCVLCARCTRFSLQVAGDPMIELIERGALQQVGTGEGDPFESYFSGNTIQICPVGALTSAAYRFRSRPFDLVSSPSVCEHCAGGCATRTDHRRGKVMRRLAAEDPEVNEEWLCDKGRFGFRYAQQRDRLTTPLVRDEAGVLEPASWPEALEAAARGLVRGRTGVLTGGRLTVEDAYAYAKFARVALDTNDVDFRARVHSGEEADFLAATVAGRGRDLDGTGVTYSSLEAAPSVLLVGLESEEEAPGVFLRLRKAWRKKGQKTYALAAYATRGLEKTGGTLLAAAPGTETEWLDALTSRVGLSQDGFAAAEALREEGAVIAVGERLAAVPGGLTAAVRAATATGATLVWIPRRAGERGAVEVGALPTLLPGGRPATDPRAREEIAAAWGIRELPAGFGRDTGHIVEGAATGELGALLVAGVDVDDLPDPARAREALDAAFVVSLELRPGAVTERADVVLPVAAVVEKSGTFLDWEGRARPFEAALKPEQMTRSLAPTDARVLHMLADAMDVHLALPDLVSIRRELDRLGGWTGERASGPAEPGQAAARPGEGEAVLAGHRLLLDLGRLQEGDEALAGTRHAAVARLSAATAEATGVKDGDVLAVSGPAGTTELPLAVTEMPDRVVWLPLNSTGRGVLADTGARPGDLVRIGPAAAPAATPTEVQV